Proteins co-encoded in one Spirosoma endbachense genomic window:
- a CDS encoding LytR/AlgR family response regulator transcription factor — protein sequence MIRAIAVDDEPPALRILANFCGRVDFLTLQKTFFRADEALDYLANNLIDLIFLDINMPALSGLDFHKLLPHPTPVIFTTAYAEYAVDGFNLNAVDYLLKPFTFERFEQAAHKARDAYRFRQQQTEQDKPTYLYVRADYRLYQIPLADILFIEGLDDYLKIHRQNDKPIVCRMTMKTMMQQLPESSTAERFIRVHRSYIIPMNRIEAVQNKTILLSGREIPIGASYEADFFRQFGS from the coding sequence GGATACTTGCCAATTTTTGCGGCCGGGTTGATTTTCTTACTCTACAAAAAACCTTTTTTCGTGCTGACGAAGCACTGGATTATCTGGCGAATAATCTGATCGATCTGATTTTTCTCGATATCAATATGCCCGCCTTGTCGGGGCTTGATTTTCATAAGCTCCTGCCCCATCCTACGCCCGTGATCTTTACGACTGCCTATGCCGAATACGCCGTTGACGGGTTTAACCTGAATGCTGTCGACTATTTGTTAAAACCGTTTACGTTCGAACGATTCGAGCAGGCGGCCCATAAAGCACGTGATGCGTATCGGTTCAGACAACAGCAAACGGAGCAGGATAAACCGACTTATTTGTACGTACGGGCCGATTATCGATTGTACCAGATTCCATTAGCCGATATTTTATTCATTGAAGGACTCGATGATTACCTTAAAATTCATCGCCAGAATGATAAACCTATTGTGTGCCGTATGACGATGAAAACGATGATGCAACAACTTCCCGAATCCAGCACCGCCGAGCGTTTTATTCGGGTTCATCGATCGTATATCATTCCCATGAACCGTATTGAAGCCGTACAGAACAAAACCATCCTGTTGTCAGGGCGTGAGATTCCGATTGGAGCCAGCTATGAAGCGGATTTCTTTCGTCAATTCGGCTCATAA
- a CDS encoding dioxygenase family protein, with protein MERKEFLKRGFGSLLGIATVLPAINACSSSEVTPTTSTGTSTSTGSTNGSSSSNCSVTPSETEGPFPTKVPANFVRKDIRDDRTGVAFTVNITIKNSNSSCAVLAGALVDIWHCDKDGYYSEYGGSGMQSVNFTTVDFLRGRQTTDANGLVSFTSIFPGWYSGRAPHIHVHIYSSTGKSLLVTQIAFPYDIANTVYTTAQSYGYTKGSQDTKNESDNVFSDGFTTELATVSGSISAGYILTHTIVVSA; from the coding sequence ATGGAACGCAAAGAGTTTTTGAAAAGAGGATTCGGAAGTTTGCTTGGGATAGCGACTGTTTTACCCGCAATTAATGCCTGTAGCTCATCGGAGGTTACCCCTACAACCTCAACGGGCACCAGCACGTCTACTGGCTCAACCAATGGGAGTTCGTCAAGTAACTGTTCGGTCACTCCATCGGAAACTGAAGGGCCTTTTCCAACTAAAGTCCCAGCCAACTTTGTGCGTAAGGACATTCGCGATGACCGCACCGGCGTAGCCTTTACGGTCAACATTACGATTAAAAATTCGAACAGCAGTTGTGCGGTTCTGGCGGGTGCTCTGGTTGATATCTGGCATTGCGACAAAGACGGTTACTACTCCGAATATGGCGGATCGGGTATGCAAAGTGTCAATTTTACAACCGTCGATTTTCTACGCGGGCGGCAAACGACCGATGCTAACGGTCTGGTTTCGTTCACGTCTATTTTCCCTGGCTGGTATTCGGGCCGCGCTCCGCACATCCATGTCCATATCTACAGCTCGACCGGAAAGTCACTGCTGGTCACTCAAATTGCATTTCCCTACGACATTGCTAACACGGTATACACAACGGCCCAATCGTACGGGTATACCAAAGGGTCGCAAGACACCAAGAACGAGTCCGACAATGTTTTTTCGGATGGGTTTACGACCGAACTGGCCACGGTTTCCGGCAGTATTTCAGCAGGTTACATACTCACCCATACAATTGTAGTCAGTGCCTAG
- a CDS encoding pirin family protein produces MDTQTEAQIYLSDQRGFSQLDSFRSYHSFNFGHYFQESRKPFGALQLLNDDTLKAGKSIRMIAETHTTALIIPIVGGLEYKSESGDGFLEAGEVQIFSLAAGMDYELINPYETELINFIQVWLDDDSIPPTSSPQQTAFDLTTKNKLLPILPLSSSHTQISRCYIGRYDGRQEDVYHLQQAADQVQSTGIFVFILSGAFEVQNRLLHERDGLALTNLKEGVLEFEALSNDAILLLMEIPIRPEIHPV; encoded by the coding sequence ATGGATACGCAAACAGAAGCTCAAATCTACCTCTCCGACCAACGAGGCTTTTCGCAACTTGACTCGTTCCGGAGTTATCACAGCTTCAATTTTGGCCATTATTTTCAAGAAAGCAGAAAACCATTTGGTGCCCTTCAGCTCCTGAACGATGATACGCTCAAAGCCGGGAAAAGCATCAGGATGATAGCCGAAACCCATACGACGGCCCTTATTATTCCGATTGTTGGCGGACTTGAGTACAAAAGTGAATCGGGCGATGGCTTTCTGGAAGCTGGAGAGGTTCAGATTTTTTCACTAGCGGCAGGTATGGACTATGAGCTTATCAATCCATACGAAACGGAGCTCATCAACTTTATTCAAGTCTGGCTCGATGACGATAGTATACCACCTACATCGTCTCCACAACAAACAGCCTTTGACTTAACCACTAAAAATAAGCTGTTACCGATTTTACCGCTCAGTAGTAGCCATACGCAAATCAGCCGTTGTTATATTGGCCGATATGACGGTCGGCAGGAAGACGTTTATCACCTTCAACAGGCAGCTGACCAGGTACAGTCCACCGGAATTTTTGTGTTCATCCTGAGCGGAGCGTTTGAGGTACAGAATCGGTTACTCCACGAAAGAGATGGGCTGGCGTTAACGAATCTGAAAGAGGGAGTTCTCGAATTTGAAGCGTTGTCGAACGATGCTATTCTTTTGCTCATGGAGATTCCGATACGCCCTGAAATTCATCCTGTGTAG